TTATTGATGATGATTTTAGGGCCCATGTCAAGGCAGAAGGCGTCGTCCTCGAATCCGCTGCCCTTAAAGTTCTCGTCAAATCTTATTGCGGTCTGGCGAAAGGCAATACAGGCTGTCGGGATTTTCATTACTATTTCATAGTCATGGCCCAGGTCATATTTACTGGACATCATGGGAGCAGGTGTTGCGTCTTTACGGATAAGGCGGGCTGAAACAATACTCACCTTAGGGCATACTTCTAAGAGTGAAATTAAAATCTCATTCCAACCTTTGAATAAACCTGTTATGTCGTCATCAACCATAATGACATAGGGAGCGGCTGAGAGCATGAGGCCGGCATTGCGGTTCTTGGCGGCACTATATTCCGGGTTTGAGGCGATGATCAAATTAAAGGCGCCGGTAGATGTGGCATACACTTCTTCTATAAGAGGCAAAAGCCCTTTTGTTTTACAGCTAGGGATGATGATATCTATTTTAGGTTCCATCGCGAGTGATAATAATTCCTTGTTTTCCGCATTCTTTGGCAAGGCAGTCAAACCAGTGCCGTTCATTTGTCCAGCGTCTGTCAGTATGCTGGGTGCGGTAATTCTCCAGGCCCTCAATGAAATACCCCTGGCCGCCCATGTCCGCTCCATATAACCGGATATCCCTGGCCCCGCTTAATATCGCCAGGGCGATTGCGGGGAAGATGGTAGATTCGCGCCAGTTGATATAATGGCCGAAGGGGATGATTTGGTTAAATGCTTCTATTGACTCTGCAGGAAAGGCCTCTTTATAAAAGACCTGGAAGTGAGAATTTAACCTGTCATAATCTTTAGGGATATCAATAAGCCAGCGGCGCGGGATCCAAAGGCGGGTTGCATAGAACCGGGAGATATCGGCCTTTTTGATTATGGTCTCGAAGACTTCGATATCCTGCATGACCCAGTAATCGAATTTAAAGGCATCCAGGAGTATGGCTCCGTTTACCGCAACCAGGCAGGCAGGGTTATCCTGCAGTATTTTCTTCTGTGTTTTATAAAGCCCCAGGGAGGGCCCGGGGCAGCAGATGCCCCAGGCTGAGGGTGTAATTATTTTTTGTCCGGGCCTTTCCATTTATCTCCCTATTTTATTGCGGGGACCGGATTCGAACCGGTGATGTCCTTACGGATACAGGGTTATGAACCCTGCGGCCTCGCCACTGGCCAACCCCGCGAAAGTTAATCCTCCCAAAAAATCAGGAAACGGAATATCTCCTCGAGACCGAGCGATTTATTTCCCATGAAATATTCCAGGGCCGATTTTTTGCTTTCTACCTTTTTGGGCGCGAGCTTATATGCAAAAATAGCCGCATCAACTTCTTCATCATGATATCCCCTGCCAAATTCTTTAGCGAGGATACCGGCGAAGAAGGCGCGGTCCATTTTAGCCTTGGCGGCCTTGGCCTTTATTCGTTCGATATTTTTAAGCTTTTCTTGTTCGGCTTTTTTCTGCTCAGCCTCTTCGTGCGCCTTATTCTTTTGCTCAAAACACTCCTTATCCAGGCAGAGCTCTTTTTTTACCTTTTTGTTTCCGCTGCCATATTGATCCTTAACCAGGGCGACTTTGCGATTAGCGCATTTAACGCAGGCCTTGATATCAAAGCGGGCATGCCTTAAATCCTGACAGTCTTTGGGGAGCGCGTCTTCTTTAACTACCCTGCCGGAATCAATAGCCTTTTTTATGCGCGTGCTCTCTTCTTTAACCTTAACGCCCTGTTTCTCTTTCCAGCAATCCGGATTAAAGCAGCGCTTTTTCTTGCCTTCCCAGCCTATATCTACCAGGCGGTTAAGGCCGCATTTTTCGCAGGGAGTTAAATCGAATTTGGGATCGTCTCCGCCATACTGGCTTTTATATAATGGCTTGGTATGCCTGCGGATGACGTCCTTGGACATGTCGTCAAACTGGCGCACCGTGATATCCCCGTATTGTTTTATCTGCTCCTTAAGCCGGGTAACCAGGTTATCAATGATCTTCTTGCCGGCATTCTTAAAGATAAGCAGGTATTTCGCGTGCCCGGGAAGCAGGGTGCCATTCTCAAGAAAGGCCATTAAGTCCTGCGGGATGTCCAAAAGCGCAAGGCGCAAAGCGATATAACTTTGGCTCTTGCCTATCTTGGCGGCAAGGGCTTCCTGCTTTAGTTTGCAGATATCAATAAGCTGCTTAAATCCAGTTGCCTCTTCTATGGGCGTTAAGTCATCGCGTTGGATGTTTTCGATAAGCTGCAATTCGATGACTTCGGAATCGCTAAATTCCTGTTCTATTGCCGGGATAACGGTCAGCTTAGCCTCTTTTGCCGCCTTGAAGCGCCGCTCCCCGCAGACAAGCTCAAAGCGGTGAGGTATGCCCTTTTTGGGGCGCACAAGAACTGGCTCAAGGACCCCGCGGCGTTTTATAGACTCTACCAGTTCCTTGAATTTTTCCTCATTGACATGCTTCCTTGGATTTGTTCCGGTTAAACTAATATATTCAAGCTTTAGATCCATTCCCTTCCCCTCCTTTTTCTATAACAGTTGCTACCAGTCCTGCAAGCTGGTTTTGGTTTTTCCTGCCTTCTTCTATAAGTTCACGCTGCGCCTCCAGAAACCCCCTACCGCTATCTTGCGGCCACCGGCGCTTTAAGAAACGCTCCACCTGCCCCCAGGATTCCCTGGGGATATCGCGTAAAAAGGCCTTTATCATATCTTTAGTCGCGATCCTGCCAAAGCGGACGTTAAGCGCCTCTTCGGATATGATTGGAGCATTAGCGAATTGAGTTGATTTGGGATGGTTGAGCCAATTTACTATAAACCTTTTAAAATCTCGTTTCTGTTTATCCGGCCGGGTATTAGATATAAGCCAGGCATGCGCCTTATTAAGCTCTTCTTCAAGGTTTACTTTTGGATAAAACTTCTTAAGGCTGGTTAGCCAGGCCTGGTCAGGGTTGTTAAAGAACCTGTTTACCCCTTCTATATACTTATCTATAGTAGATGTATCTATAGTAGAAGGATCTATATGGTCTTGACACTTGAGTCCAGACCCTCTTGACATTTGGGTCAAGACCCTCTTGACATTTGGGTCAAGACCCCCCCTTGTTTTGTTACTTAGTAGGCAGGCCAGGATTTCCCCATTAAACCGGTAAAAAGTGCGGTTTCCGGCCCCCTGGAAGACCTTAAATTCCACGATTTTAGCCTGTTCAATATTACGTAACCTGCGGCGCAGGGCCATCTTATTGTTTATTCCCAGGATAGGGATATCTTCTATGACGGTCTGGTAATTGACCCAAAAATACTCTTTTTCTTCCCAGTAGTGCTTCTCCATCCTGTTGGTATTGTAGAAGTCCAGCATCCAGCGCAGCAGGACCAGGTCTATGGCATCTAAGCCTAGCCTTAATGCTATCTCCTGCGAAAAGCCTTCTATGGTATATTTCATAGCCTAAAATATTACCAGCTGGCCGGAAGACTGGACTAGGAATTCCGGTTGGTTTACCTGATCCCTTATCTTTTTTATGGCGCGTTTTTGGATATTGTAGGT
This window of the Candidatus Omnitrophota bacterium genome carries:
- a CDS encoding glycosyltransferase family A protein, whose product is MEPKIDIIIPSCKTKGLLPLIEEVYATSTGAFNLIIASNPEYSAAKNRNAGLMLSAAPYVIMVDDDITGLFKGWNEILISLLEVCPKVSIVSARLIRKDATPAPMMSSKYDLGHDYEIVMKIPTACIAFRQTAIRFDENFKGSGFEDDAFCLDMGPKIIINNLVKVVHLNEMKRQSQYWQENKEYFERTYANRLI
- a CDS encoding ParB/RepB/Spo0J family partition protein produces the protein MDLKLEYISLTGTNPRKHVNEEKFKELVESIKRRGVLEPVLVRPKKGIPHRFELVCGERRFKAAKEAKLTVIPAIEQEFSDSEVIELQLIENIQRDDLTPIEEATGFKQLIDICKLKQEALAAKIGKSQSYIALRLALLDIPQDLMAFLENGTLLPGHAKYLLIFKNAGKKIIDNLVTRLKEQIKQYGDITVRQFDDMSKDVIRRHTKPLYKSQYGGDDPKFDLTPCEKCGLNRLVDIGWEGKKKRCFNPDCWKEKQGVKVKEESTRIKKAIDSGRVVKEDALPKDCQDLRHARFDIKACVKCANRKVALVKDQYGSGNKKVKKELCLDKECFEQKNKAHEEAEQKKAEQEKLKNIERIKAKAAKAKMDRAFFAGILAKEFGRGYHDEEVDAAIFAYKLAPKKVESKKSALEYFMGNKSLGLEEIFRFLIFWED